CGTTGCTGATCTGTAACCCCAATAATCCCACCGGCGCCACCATTGGCAAACAACATCTGTTGCAAATCGCCCAGGTGGTTGAACGGCACGACCTAATTGTAATATCCGACGAAATATACGATAAATTGACATACAAAGGGGAGCATACCTGCTTTGCCTCGCTGCCGGGCATGAGGGATCGGACCATCCTAATCAACGGATTCTCCAAGGCCTATGCCATGACCGGCTGGCGCATTGGTTACGCCGCTTCTAACGCTGATTTTATTGGGGCGATGAATAAAATTCATCAGTACACCATGATGTGTGCCCCCATTACCGCCCAAATGGCGGCGGTGGAAGCGTTGCAAAATGGCAAACAGGCCATGGCTAAAATGGTAGAACAGTATGATCGTCGCAGAAAAATGGTTGTCAATGCCTTCAATAAAATGGGCTTGCCCTGTTTTGAGCCCAGTGGGGCCTTTTACGCCTTCCCGGATATTCGCTCCACCGGCATGACATCAGAAGAATTTGCCCAGCAATTATTAAAGGAAACCAAAGTGGCAGTGATCCCAGGCAATGCCTTTGGCCAAGCCGGCGAAGGGTTTATTCGCTGTTCATACGCCACCTCGCTGACCGATTTGACCGAGGCATTAAAAAGAATTGAAGGTTTTGTTAGGCCAAAAATGGGGTAAAAAAGTAGGCACATAAAAAGAGGAGTTTGCATATCAATATAGAAGTAGACATATGTCTATCTATTGTAGAATGGTTGCTTTGCAGCATGGAAGGATGGCAGTACGGAAGGAGTGATTTAAAGAGTAGCTGAACTTTTTGCACCTTAAAAATTGAAAATAGTATGGGAGGATGGTTAGTATGATTAAAGGTGTATTACTGCTTATTTTTGTTTCTTTTTTGATTTACTGTGGTGTAACCAATATGCGTTCGGCCAAAACCGTCAATGACTTCTTTTTAGGCGGACGTAATGTTGGCCCGTGGTTATCTGCCTTTGCTTTTGGCACTACCTACTTTTCGGCAGTGATTTTTATCGGGTACGCAGGTAACATAGGATGGAATTTTGGACTTTCTGGATTGTGGATTGTAGTGGGAAATACCCTGGTGGGAAGTATGTTAAGCTGGTGGTTGCTGGCTAAACGCACCAGGAGAATGACTATCCGTTTGAATACCATGACCATGCCCCAATTTCTGAGTGCCCGGTACCAAAGTCCCGGCATGAAGATATACGCGGCACTGGTCATTTTTATTTTTATGGTTCCCTACTCGGCATCGGTTTACATGGGATTGTCATACCTGTTTGAAAAAATATTTGGCATTCCCTACCTCTATGCTGTGGTGGCCATGGCTTTGCTAACGGGCATCTATTTAATATTAGGTGGCTACCGAGCGGTGGCATTAACGGACTTTATTCAAGGCAGCATCATGCTCTTTGGGGTGGCAATGCTGTTGTGGTATGTAATTAAAGCCCCAGAAGTGGGAGGGATACTGCCGGCAGTGCAAAAACTGACTGCCATCGATCCCGGCCTCACAGCCATTGTCAGTCCGGGGTGGATATCAGTGGCGTCCTTGGTGATATTGACCAGTCTGGGCGCTTGGGGATTGCCCCAAATGGTGCAGAAGTTCTATGCCATAAAAGACGAACAATCCATTAAACCGGCCATGATTGTGGCCAGTGTCTTTGCTTTAATAATCTCCTTTGGCGCCTACTTTAGCGGCGGCTTAACCAGATTATTTTTTGCTGAGTTACCCATTGATGCCGCCACGGGCAATCCGTCAACAGATTTGTTGATGCCACAATTAATTAATAACGTATTGCCGGAAGCGGCGGCAGCGGTGATATTGATTTTGGTGCTTTCGGCGTCAATGTCCACCTTGGCGTCGCTGGTGCTGGTATCCGGCTCCGCAGTGGCGTTGGATTTATTGCCGACAATCAAGCCCAACCTGGCTGAAAAGCAGCGGGTGTTGGTGTTGCGGCTGCTATGTGCAGTGTTCGTAATTATTTCACTGCTATTGGCCCTGGCTAAGCCCACCATTATACTAAGTTTAATGGCGTTATCCTGGGGAACGGTGGCCGGAGCCTTTTTGGCCCCTTACCTGTATGGATTGTTTTGGCGGGGCACCACCCCGGTGGGGGCCTGGGCCGGTTCCCTCTGTGGATTGACCATTTCCATTGTCTTTTCCACAATTTATCCCCAAGCCATACCCACCGTGGGTTCCGCTGCCATGCTAGTGCCACTCATTGTGGTGCCGTTAGTTAGTACCGTTACCAAGCCGCTGCCGGTACAACATTTGGACCATGTCTTTGGTGAGACGACAAATCCTGAAGTAGTATGGAAGGAAGTAGATGCAATGTGATTTGGGATCAGCAACATGAAACCATGGATCGGAGCCAACTGCAGCAACTGCAGTTGGCCCGGTTGCAACAGACATTAAAAAACGTTTACCAAAACGTGCCCTTTTACCGACAAAAGTTTGATGAACTGGGTGTAAAACCCGAGGACTGCAAAACATTAAAGGATATCGAGCGGTTCCCCTTTACGGTGAAAACCGATTTGCGGGATAACTACCCCTTTAAAATGTTTGCGGTGCCCAAAAAGAAAATTGTGCGCATTCATGCCTCCTCTGGCACCACCGGCAAACCAACGGTGGTGGGCTACACCCGCAATGATATTAATACCTGGTCCGAACTGGTGGCTCGCATTGTCACCCAGGCCGGGGTCACCGACGAAGACGTGGCCCAGGTTTGTTTTGGTTACGGCCTGTTTACCGGGGCGCTGGGGCTCCATTATGGGTTAGAACGGGTGGGGGCCATGGTGGTACCCACCTCCACCGGCAACACCGAGAGACAAATTATGCTGATGAAGGACTTTGGCACCACCACCATCATCAGTACACCAACCTACGCCATGCACATTGCAGAAGTGGCAAAAAATATGGGAGAAGATCCGGCCCAGCTGGGCCTAAAGGTGGGTTTGCTGGGATCAGAGGCCTGGACCGAAAGCCTGCGCTCTGAAATAGAAAAAACATGGAACTTTAAAGCCACCGACAATTACGGTTTGAGCGAAATCATTGGCCCTGGGGTGGCCGGTGAATGCCTGCACACCTGCGGCATGCACATATCCGAAGACCACTTTTTGGTGGAATTGATCAACCCAGAAACCGGTGAACCGGTGGAGTATGGTCAGGAGGGTGAGTTGGTAATCACTTCACTAACCAAAGAGGCGTTACCAATTATTCGTTATCGCACCCGGGACATTACGGTATTGAACCCCGAACCCTGTCCATGTGGGCGCACCACCGTGCGGATGAGAAAAGTCACTGGCCGCAGCGATGACATGTTAATTATCTCTGGGGTCAATGTATTTCCATCGCAAATTGAAAGTGTGTTGTTGGACATTAATGGCATTTCATCCCATTACCAAATAATTATCACCAAAAAAGGTTATTTAGATGCCCTGGAGGTACAGGTGGAACCCACCGCCGAGGCATTTACTGGCAACTTTAGAGATTTAGAAATGCTGGAGAGAACCGTTAAAAGCCGCTTGTCCAGCGTGCTGTCCCTAGGTGCTAAGGTGAGATTGGTGGAACCGGGTTCATTGGAAAGATTTGTGGGCAAGGCCAAACGGGTGGTTGATAAAAGAAACCAGTAATGTATTACCCCCAAAGACAAAAATCCATGATAAAATAGATTTGGAGGTGTAATCTTTGAAACAGTTGATGTCAGGAAATGTTGCCATAGCCAGAGGAGCTTATGAGGCAGGCGTAACCGTTGGGGTGGGTTATCCCGGCACACCCAGCACCGAAATTCTTGAAAACTTCATTAAATACCCCGGAATTCATGCCCAGTGGTCACCAAACGAAAAGGTGGCGCTGGAGGTGGGTGCCGGTGCCTCCATTGGTGGGGCCCGGGCCATAGTGACCATGAAACACGTGGGTGTAAACGTAGCCGCCGACCCACTGTTCACCTTGGCCTATACCGGGGTTAACGGTGGTTTAATACTTTTATCCGCAGATGATCCAGGGATGCACAGTTCCCAAAACGAGCAGGACAACCGCTACTATGCGTTGGCGGCTAAAATACCATGTCTTGAGCCGGCAGACAGCCAAGAGGCTAAAGACATGGTGGCCCAAGCACTGGAAATTAGCGAGCGCTTTGACACGCCGGTAATGCTGCGCACCACCACCAGGGTCAGTCATTCCCAATCCATGGTGGAAATTAAAGACCGGCAGCCGGTGGAACTGAAGCCATACAATAAAAACCCGCAAAAACATGTGATGTCGCCGGGCAATGCTAAAGTGCGCCGGGTACAACTGGAACAACGGTTGGCTCAGCTAAAGGAGTACAGCGAAACCTGCGGTTTAAACTTCATTAGTTGGGGCGATAAACAGGTGGGTGTCATCACCAGTGGTATCAGTTACCAATATGTGCAGGAAGTGTTACCCAATGCTTCGCTACTTAAACTAGGGTTTACCAACCCATTGCCCGAAAAAATGATCCGCCACTTTGCCGCCCAGGTTGACAAGCTTTATGTGGTGGAAGAACTGGATCCCTTCATTGAAATGCAAGTGAAAGCCATGGGCCTTGACGTCATTGGTAAAGAAATCATTGCCAATATCGGTGAACTGTCAGCCTATGATGTGGCCCAAGCCTTTAAAAAACAGGGAGTATCGGTGGCCCCCCAATATGTTCAATCAGCCAATCCATTGATTGATGAGCAGGCACCCCAGGCGCCGGGCAGACCGCCGGTATTGTGTGCCGGTTGTCCCCACCGGGCCAGCTTCCATGTTTTAAGAAAACTTAAGCTCACCGTTACCGGCGACATCGGTTGTTATACCTTGGGTTCGGCACCGCCGCTGTCCGCCATTGACACCTGTCTCTGTATGGGGGCCAGTGTCGGCATGTCCTACGGCATGGAATTGGCCAACCCTGAGTTTAAAGGAAAGACGGTGGCGGTAATCGGCGATTCCACCTTCCTCCATTCCGGAGTAACCGGTTTGATGGACGTGGTTTATAATGGTGGCAGCACCACCTTGATCATTTTAGATAACCGCATCACCGCCATGACCGGACACCAGCAAAACCCGGCCACCGGCAAAACCCTGATGGGACAACCGGCCCCGGAGGTAGATATCGAAGCGTTGGTAAAGGCCTTGGGAGTAAAAAGAGTGCAAGTGGTGGATCCAATAAATATCGGGGTCTTTGAAAAGATCATCAAAGAAGAAATAGCAGCGGCAGAACCGTCGGTGATTGTTGCCCGCCGCCCCTGCGCATTGCTGAATAAAGAATCCCAGCAACCAATGACAGTAATAAAAGACCAGTGTATCGGCTGCAAAATGTGTATGCAAATTGGTTGCCCCGCCCTTTCATTTAATGATAAAAAGGCAACCATCGATGGCATTCAGTGCAACGGTTGTGGTTTATGTAGCACCATTTGTAAACAGCAAGCAATTGTTAAAGGGGGGCAAAACAATGCTTAAACCGATCGATGTAATGTTAGTGGGCGTGGGCGGTCAAGGAACAATACTGGCCACCAAAGTGCTGGCCCGGGTAGCCCAGGACATTGGCTATGACATCAAAGTATCCGAAATCAAAGGGATGGCCCAGCGGGGTGGCAGTGTGGTTACCCAAGTGAGGTTGGCTCCCCAAGTGCATTCTCCCCTAATTCCGCTAGGTGGTGCCGACGTTATTTTGTCCTTTGAAAAATTAGAAGCACTGCGGTGGTTGGACTACCTCAAACCCGATGGCACAATGATCATCAACGACCAAGCCATTAACCCAGTGCCGGTGCTTATTGGTGCCGCCACCTATCCCGACAATGTGCTGGACTATATTAAAGGTAAAGTCCAGAAAACAGAGGTGGTTAATGCACTGGACATAGCAGTGAAATGCGGCAATGCCCGTACCGCCAACGTGGTACTGTTGGCAGTGCTGGCCAAGCATTTGCCCATAGACCGGCAGAGTTGGGAACAAGCATTGACAGCGGTGGTGCCGGAGAAATTTATCGAAGTTAACCGGGCTGCATTTAACGAAGGCTATACATTATAAGCATAAAAATTATGTTAGTGCATAAAATTTATCATAATTTTCTAACAAAGGGCAACAATTCACATGCCTAAGGTTAGTTTGCCAGTTGACAGACTGACTTATTGATGTTAAACTTTGTACATGTGGTACACATTGGTGGCCAAGTTGCCAACAATTTTGTGTATTTAGTAACATCGTTGGCTTTGTCTGACAACCTATACAGATAAATTTAGACAAGCGAGTTGATTATTTTTATTAACTCGTTATGTTTTCGCGTAATTGGTTGACAGACTGTAGCAGTATAACAATTTTGTGGGATATATTCCCC
This is a stretch of genomic DNA from Peptococcaceae bacterium 1198_IL3148. It encodes these proteins:
- a CDS encoding aminotransferase class I/II-fold pyridoxal phosphate-dependent enzyme; translation: MSWQNYLNSNVREMPPSGIRRFFNLAAEMDDVISLGVGEPDFVTPWHIREACVYSLERGYTNYTANQGLPSLREAISQQLSSDYNLHYHAKDEVLVTVGASEALDLAMRALLQPGDEVLIPDPCFVAYGACVSLAGGKAVPLATRVEDNFQMTAQMVEQAITPKTKALLICNPNNPTGATIGKQHLLQIAQVVERHDLIVISDEIYDKLTYKGEHTCFASLPGMRDRTILINGFSKAYAMTGWRIGYAASNADFIGAMNKIHQYTMMCAPITAQMAAVEALQNGKQAMAKMVEQYDRRRKMVVNAFNKMGLPCFEPSGAFYAFPDIRSTGMTSEEFAQQLLKETKVAVIPGNAFGQAGEGFIRCSYATSLTDLTEALKRIEGFVRPKMG
- a CDS encoding sodium/solute symporter (Members of the Solute:Sodium Symporter (SSS), TC 2.A.21 as described in tcdb.org, catalyze solute:Na+ symport. Known solutes for members of the family include sugars, amino acids, nucleosides, inositols, vitamins, urea or anions, depending on the system.), yielding MIKGVLLLIFVSFLIYCGVTNMRSAKTVNDFFLGGRNVGPWLSAFAFGTTYFSAVIFIGYAGNIGWNFGLSGLWIVVGNTLVGSMLSWWLLAKRTRRMTIRLNTMTMPQFLSARYQSPGMKIYAALVIFIFMVPYSASVYMGLSYLFEKIFGIPYLYAVVAMALLTGIYLILGGYRAVALTDFIQGSIMLFGVAMLLWYVIKAPEVGGILPAVQKLTAIDPGLTAIVSPGWISVASLVILTSLGAWGLPQMVQKFYAIKDEQSIKPAMIVASVFALIISFGAYFSGGLTRLFFAELPIDAATGNPSTDLLMPQLINNVLPEAAAAVILILVLSASMSTLASLVLVSGSAVALDLLPTIKPNLAEKQRVLVLRLLCAVFVIISLLLALAKPTIILSLMALSWGTVAGAFLAPYLYGLFWRGTTPVGAWAGSLCGLTISIVFSTIYPQAIPTVGSAAMLVPLIVVPLVSTVTKPLPVQHLDHVFGETTNPEVVWKEVDAM
- a CDS encoding phenylacetate--CoA ligase — translated: MIWDQQHETMDRSQLQQLQLARLQQTLKNVYQNVPFYRQKFDELGVKPEDCKTLKDIERFPFTVKTDLRDNYPFKMFAVPKKKIVRIHASSGTTGKPTVVGYTRNDINTWSELVARIVTQAGVTDEDVAQVCFGYGLFTGALGLHYGLERVGAMVVPTSTGNTERQIMLMKDFGTTTIISTPTYAMHIAEVAKNMGEDPAQLGLKVGLLGSEAWTESLRSEIEKTWNFKATDNYGLSEIIGPGVAGECLHTCGMHISEDHFLVELINPETGEPVEYGQEGELVITSLTKEALPIIRYRTRDITVLNPEPCPCGRTTVRMRKVTGRSDDMLIISGVNVFPSQIESVLLDINGISSHYQIIITKKGYLDALEVQVEPTAEAFTGNFRDLEMLERTVKSRLSSVLSLGAKVRLVEPGSLERFVGKAKRVVDKRNQ
- the iorA gene encoding indolepyruvate ferredoxin oxidoreductase subunit alpha, whose protein sequence is MKQLMSGNVAIARGAYEAGVTVGVGYPGTPSTEILENFIKYPGIHAQWSPNEKVALEVGAGASIGGARAIVTMKHVGVNVAADPLFTLAYTGVNGGLILLSADDPGMHSSQNEQDNRYYALAAKIPCLEPADSQEAKDMVAQALEISERFDTPVMLRTTTRVSHSQSMVEIKDRQPVELKPYNKNPQKHVMSPGNAKVRRVQLEQRLAQLKEYSETCGLNFISWGDKQVGVITSGISYQYVQEVLPNASLLKLGFTNPLPEKMIRHFAAQVDKLYVVEELDPFIEMQVKAMGLDVIGKEIIANIGELSAYDVAQAFKKQGVSVAPQYVQSANPLIDEQAPQAPGRPPVLCAGCPHRASFHVLRKLKLTVTGDIGCYTLGSAPPLSAIDTCLCMGASVGMSYGMELANPEFKGKTVAVIGDSTFLHSGVTGLMDVVYNGGSTTLIILDNRITAMTGHQQNPATGKTLMGQPAPEVDIEALVKALGVKRVQVVDPINIGVFEKIIKEEIAAAEPSVIVARRPCALLNKESQQPMTVIKDQCIGCKMCMQIGCPALSFNDKKATIDGIQCNGCGLCSTICKQQAIVKGGQNNA
- a CDS encoding indolepyruvate oxidoreductase subunit beta: MLKPIDVMLVGVGGQGTILATKVLARVAQDIGYDIKVSEIKGMAQRGGSVVTQVRLAPQVHSPLIPLGGADVILSFEKLEALRWLDYLKPDGTMIINDQAINPVPVLIGAATYPDNVLDYIKGKVQKTEVVNALDIAVKCGNARTANVVLLAVLAKHLPIDRQSWEQALTAVVPEKFIEVNRAAFNEGYTL